One Cryptomeria japonica chromosome 9, Sugi_1.0, whole genome shotgun sequence genomic window carries:
- the LOC131858234 gene encoding uncharacterized protein LOC131858234 — translation MILDDTWWDRVEYLLSFTEPIMSMIRYTDMDHPCLGEVYDGIDSMIEKMKAIINAKEQDPEETFFKEVQSICVERWNKMTTPLHLLAFALTPKFYSDEMLAKPSRVPPYRDSEVSEGCRTALTKLFPDSEMEDLMTSEFADFVASNGQSVSALRDKYKKDSHAWWYLNGHTSPNLQTLAIKVLSQVASSSSSERNWSTYSFIHSVKRNRLAASKAEELVYVHSNLRLLTHKQNEYKDGSTKFWDVDPERTDLDFSAATQSLLSGESDSQCAASASGSEAACGSSTLPTSSNVNDDVDLDLPSDPYDAIADY, via the exons atgatcctagatgacacttggtgggatcgagtggaatatcttttgagtttcactgagcccatcatgagtatgatccgttatactgacatggatcacccatgtttgggagaggtatatgatggcattgactcgatgattgagaaaatgaaagccatcatcaatgcaaaagagcaagatcccgaagaaactttcttcaaagaggttcaatcaatttgtgttgagcggtggaacaaaatgaccaccccactacatcttcttgcatttgcattgactcccaaattttatagtgatgaaatgcttgctaagccatcaagggtaccaccatatagagattcagaagtcagtgaagggtgtaggacagcacttactaaactcttcccagattctgaaatggaggatttaatgacaagtgagtttgctgattttgtagcctccaatggtcaaagtgtttccgctctccgtgacaagtataaaaaggattctcatgcttggtggtacctcaatggccatacatcaccaaaccttcaaactcttgcaatcaaagttttatcgcaa gttgctagttcctcttcatctgagcgaaattggagcacatactcctttatccactcagtgaaacgcaaccgactggcagcaagtaaggcagaagagctcgtttatgtgcattcaaacttgcgccttcttactcataaacaaaatgagtataaggatgggagcacaaagttttgggatgtagatccagagcgaactgatttggatttttcagctgccacacaatctttactttctggggagtctgatagccaatgtgctgctagtgcaagtggcagtgaggctgcatgtggttccagtactctacctacatcatctaatgtcaatgatgatgttgatcttgatcttcctagtgacccatatgatgctattgctgattattag